From Brassica rapa cultivar Chiifu-401-42 chromosome A06, CAAS_Brap_v3.01, whole genome shotgun sequence:
TTGGAGTGGTTTCCATGCTTTTCATATCGGTTCTTGGGAATCTACACCTTTACTTGGCGCTCTTGTGGATGACAATAGCAAGTGCTGCGATGGCGATAGCTGATGTGACCATTGATGCTTGCACTGCTTAcaatagtatcaaacacccttcTCTTGCCTCGGATATGCAGAGCTTGTGTAGCTTAAGCTCTTCCATTGGTGCACTTCTTGGTTTCTTCATGAGTGGCATCTTAGTTCATCTTGTTGGCTCTAAGGTTGGTGAATCTTGCGTTGCACACCGTCTTCTCTGATGACTTCTTTTTAATGCtgatgtgttttgtttttttttggggttaGGGTGTGTTTGGCTTGCTGACACTCCCATTTGCGTTGGCGTCTGTAGTGGGGATGGTGTTTAGTGAGTCCCATGTTCCTGGTTTCTCTTACAAACAGGTAATGTCACAATGCTTGAGTTTCAACCAACGTGAGAGTACTGACTCTTGTTTTGTATCAATTCAGGTAAACCAGAAGTTTATAGACGCAGGGAGAGCGATGTGGAGGACAATGAAGTGCTCAGATGTGTGGAGGCCGAGTCTGTATATGTACATTTCCCTTGCTCTTAGTTTGAACATTCATGAAGGTCTCTTCTATTGGTTCACAGATTCAAAAGACGGCCCTTTGTTTGCTCAGGTACTCTTTCAAAACCCCCACTCTGAAAACATACCTGAGGTTGTGTAATATGAAGAGatcttttcttgttttgtttcagGAAACTGTTGGTTTCATCCTCTCAATTGGTTCAGTGGGGTCGATTCTAGGAGCAACGTTGTACCAGCTAGTCCTAAAGGACCATGCGTTCCGCGGCATTTGCTTGTGGACTCAACTTCTCTTTGCCTTGGCAGGAATGCTTGATCTCATTCTTGTGCTACGTCTCAACTTAAAACTTGGCTTACCAGACTATCTCTTCATAGTGGTCGATGAGGTAGTGTCTCAGATGATAGGACGCCTGAAATGGATGCCGCTGCTCGTGCTCACTTCAAAGCTATGTCCTCACGGTATTGAAGGGACTTTCTTTGCGTTGCTGATGTCTATCGACAATGCAGGCTTCATGACCTCGTCTTGGCTCGGAGGAGTGTTGCTGCACGTCCTTAATGTGACTCGGACAGAGTTTGGTAACCTCTGGCTTGCGGTTTTGATAAGGAATGTGTTGAGAGTTTCGCCGCTCTTTGTTCTGTTTCTTGTGCCTAAGGGAGATCAGAACACGTTCAAGCTCCCGGGTGAGATCATTGGGGAAGATTCTGATTCTgatgaagagaaagaagaagctcGGAACTTGGAGTTGGCGTCTCTTGTTCATTCCGCTGATAGAAGATAGCTCACAGTGTTCTCTTGTTATAGACAAATCTTTGAAGCACATGCTTCATTTTCTCTGAACTTTTACCTGCATTGATACAAAGTGCAAATTTTACAAGTTTGTCACAATTTTTAGGTTTAGGACAGTGTCTTGTAATATAAATAGTTCATTGGGAAAAGCATCAAGAAGAATCTTGCAGAACTGGGACTGGAATACACAATTATAAGCTGAGTCTGAGAATGTGATCTAACATATCATATGGGTTTTGAAACACAAAACAGGTTGAAATCTTTTTATATAGAAACAAACCATGAGGTGAAGGAACAATAATCACTATCATCTCAAGTCTCGTCTGCGCCAATCCctgtctctctctctgcttCTACCATGATCGTCTCGATCGTGGCTTGAACTCTTTTCAAGCCGGTCTCGTTCCCTGTTCAAATCATGTTGCCTACCTCTGTCTCTGAGTCTCCCTCTGTCCCTGTTTCTGTCCAAGTCATGATCTCTCTCCCTTGTTGATGATTTCCTTGGTGGACTTTGGCTGTTGGTTTCCCCACGGTGTCGCTTTTTAGACGGTTCTCGAGAATCTTCAGGCTTTTCCTTGCGCTCTACAATTGATTTCTCTGCAGTTAAAAGCACTGTTTAAATATACACAAGAGCTCCATTGGATCAGAACGAACACTAACAAGGCCATGTCCCGGACACCACCAAACTCAAATTCTAAATCTTAATGTTTGAGACGAACTCTCACATGTATAGTACACATGAGTATAAGAATCTGATCTAAAGAATGTGCAGAAATGGGTCAAGTTTCCCTGATTGTAGCATCAAATGGATATGGAACAATTTAATAGCCTTTCTCAAAACAGAAGAATAGTAACTGTCAGGTGTAATGTATAACTTACGGTTTCTGTTGCCCTCGTTGGATCCTGATAAGCTTCTTTCGTTTGATTTGTACTTTAAAAGTTACCCCACCAGTATTGTCGCTTCCTGGAGAGTAGCTCTTCTTTTGTACATCGTCAGTTTCGTCATCCTCTCTAGCCCATTTTGAAGCTGTCAATATAAGGTCATTCTTCTCTTTTTCTACAAAGGCTTTCAGCTCAGGCTGTGAGATTGATATTGTCATAGGCTCTTTCATTTGAACCTCTGCATAGCTGTTTCTGATAACCTCGCACTCATTCTTAACTTCTCCCCAGCTTGAATGGTCTTGCGGATACTTTGGAATTTCATCCACTGCTTCATAGCCGCGTTGTTTCTCTGTATCTTCAAGGCTTAGCAGCCGAGCGACCATCACTACTCTGCCCCCTACAAGAGACAGTCCATTCTGCCGGCAGCGTCTCTAAATCTCAGAAATTGGTAAATCCATCAGCTCTTGCCTTGCAGCGCCTTTGCCTACTGCCAGTGCAGTATCTGGATTGATAATATCGCTCAAATTATCAATGGAACCTTTCTTCTCTATTTCAGGTTCATCACCGCACAGAGAATGAAATGAAGTAACACCAGAGGTCCCTGATCGAAGAAATGTGGCACGTAGTCCATATATGTATGCGTCTAAAAACAGAAACCAATCTGCCCATACCTGCAGTACTTTGAGAACCCGTTCCTGCAAAAAGGTACGAATGAGTTTATAGCAGCATTTCATACCTATTGCCAGTGCAGTCTGAGAGTGTACTTTTAGAGCCTCAGCAGTAATTCTTCCGGTTATGCTCCGGTACAGATCATTGAAGCTTTCCATTATATCGGGCAGTGCTGCCTCGAACTTAGTTCGGTATGCAGATGCATTTTTAACAGGTACGCTGCTATTATGAAGAATATCAGACACAAGCAGGAGTCTAGCAACTTTAGTCGGAATTGATGTCTCATTCAGGGTCAGGGACTCCGTCAAAACTTCAACAACCTGTATAATATATAACGGGAAAAGGCGTCTGTTCAGAAAATCAATGACGACTAGAAAAATAAtcagaaaatattttagtttcgaGGAAAAGCTTCTGATTTTGTCCAATACCAGGTTATCTTCTTTAAATAATTTGATAACAAAAGAAGGGATTGCAACATATGTGAAGCTTTTGGAGGATATCTATGAAGCATAGGATCGTCTGTAAAACAAAATGTACCAATATGATTTAGATCAAACAATACCTCTTCCGCTGCATCTGCATTATCTAAAGCAAATCCTATAGCTTCTTTTATTTGACTCCTTTCTAAAGTTAGAGCACGCAACATGTCCTCGAACTCATCCCTTTGAGGATCGGTCAGAGTCCTCTCAACTTCCTCTCGCTGTataatttaccaatgtaaggtattcaataatactaaaaacaaaaaacagaaaacaaaaaacaaataatcaGATGTGAGATTGCAAGAAGATTACCCTGCTTCTTCCCGCTGCATATGTGTCTGTTGACTCTTTGTCATGCTCCAGGCTCTTAGTTACAGGCCGCGGTGGCGGTATCCATCTGTAAAAAGATCAGAAGGCACAGTTATATCAACAGAAGTGTAAGGAGAAACCCAATCGTGGATCAGTCTCACAACTAGCAAGTTTTAATACCTTCCACTACCAGTTATCATGATATACGGCTCCGTTCTCCACCTTTGAAGTGTGTCACCCTAAACAATGCAACAATATTCATCAGCGTAAGAAAATATAAAGCTCAAGAAGAATCAAAGATATACTTAGTTATAAGGCAGTCAAAAGCAAAGGAATATAGTCTCCAGACGTAGTAAGTATGCTCTATTGATACCGGTTCAAACAAGAAATTAAACAGTGGACTCCGCACACAAACTAGGCAAGGTAAACAAGAGTTTTTAAAAAGCCGTAGCCTTTTACCTTCGGAATCAACCTTGTGCTTGTCGCTGGGGTTAATGGTGCCACCTCGATCAAAAGACTTAGTCGCATTGTCGCCTTGAAAGGACTCCACGAATTCTGATACGGACGAGCCGTCTCATACTCCTCTTTCTGAATGATCATCATCGATTTTATCAATTCTGCTCATCGGAGCTAAATAgggagaaaaaaaagagagacatGAAGGAACCTTCTTCTTcctggcttcttcttcttctctgtgtTTCTGGAATGGAGTTTTCTTACGGGTGATGGAGAAAGAACTCATCTTTCCAGAATCTAAACTTATCGCCGAGCTAAAGCCCTTCGATCATCCACAACGAATTTATTGGTTTCGACTCTAAAAAAAAAGCTGAATTGCAGATTGAGAAAGATCGGAGCTTGGGCTGGGTTTCGGATATACAATAAGTTCCGTTCGGTTCTGGTAAAACTTATAATTCAAAATACTGTAAAATAAGATTATTTTGGTATTTTGTCGGATTCGTTTCGATTTGGATCTGTCCAGCCATAATCGGAGCAATAGGACTGTGTATTTAGATATCCGTTCAGATTCGGATCGAGTATTTCAAATTTTCGAATAtttcagtatataaatatataatccaTTCGAATATTTTCTGATTTCAAGTGCTCAGGTGctcttaatgagggaaaaagtgATCTACCATACTCTCATGTGATCTGCCATACTCTTATCTGTTTTCATACTTTTAGAGAATGTGGTTAATATCTAAAATACCCCTGACCgatttaatgaataaattaatcGACTAtccacactctctctctcctctcctccTCCCTCCCTCCCCCCCGACAAGATTCACTCGAAGCCCACTCGATACTTTCCTCGTACTCATCTTCTCGTGAATTCGTTTGGAATACGATCTCTTCGCTTGGATACTGGATCATCGAGCTATTAATTCCGTTATACAGGATATGTATCTCAAATCGTCGTTAAGACCGATGTATAGAATCCACCATAGACGAACTCATTATTCACGGGATTCCGATTAGATAGAAGATTTCGTATTTGTATGAACTAATCGACGATCGGAAAGTTTGAATGGTCTGTTTGTTAGGGAATTCGATAATCAACAACTGTATAATTGAATGTCGGGAATCAAAGCTGATAACAATTTGGTTTTGAATTGAAGACTCGACTccaaatttatagttttaattgaAAAATTCTTATTCATTTGGGTTTCATGAACTAATCGAGGATCGGAAAGGAATGATTGAATGTCGGGAATTATGACGATTCAATCGAAGATTAGACGTTCTGGCTTATCACTAATTGGTTGGTTACTGACACAACTCTGTGACATGGTATAACGAAGTATAACTTTAATGGTTTAACTGTGTAACCAAGTATAACGTGAATGGTATAACTGTATAAACAAGTATAACTTTAAGtggttaaatgtttttattgcAGACAATGTGTCCATTTTCGACGAACATACACTTTGATTATGATGGACATTATTCTAAGGATGGAGATGATTATGAATGGATTCCAACCGATGCTCGTTTGTATGCTATATCCTTTAAGATATCATCGTCGTTGGAGGAGATCACTTATTCGTTGTTGAAAGAGAGGATATGCAGGAAGATGGGAATAGATCCGTTTACGAAGAGGCTCAATTTGGGTTACATTCCATTGGTAGTGGAACCTAAGAGGCAATCGTATATTTTGGATGATGAAGATGTGTTTGTTTATCTAACATCAGTTGatagagagcaaagaagaagtATTTTGCATGTGGAGGACATCGAAGAATTGCAAATAGTTCAAATAACCGAGCAACTGTCGAGAGTTGGAGAGAGCTCTTGTAGTAGGAACTATTGTGAGCGTGAGAGTGGATATGGAGAAGAAGATAATGTGGGCACATGTTTGGAGCACGATGAACATCCCCAcaagaaacagaagaagagTAGGTTGTAAACCTTTCGGTTTCAGTTTTGATGTGGATTAGGTTGTAAGCCTTTCACTTTCGGTTTTGGTGTTTGCCTTTCACTTTCGGTTTTGGTATTTTTATCGTATGAGAACGTTGTGAgatgaaataaattttatttgtgtGTTGTATAACTAAGTGAAACTGGTATAACTACGTTATGTAAATTGAATAATATGATTGTAAATTCTAAACtttgtaatttaattttataagacATGGAAGTAATACGATTGTAGTTTATTATTAGTGCTATGTtaattatgatttaatcagaatTGTTAAAATTCTATCTCATTGCTTGGTAGCAATCATATAGGAAATACAATGTGTTGTCATAGCTTTATCGCTGAAACTGACCTCGTTAGATTTGATAACTCTTTATGGCACGAAATCAAGTTTATATGTACATGATCTTATGAGAAATGAACTCAGGAAACATAATTACATTGGTATAACCACAAAATCATTAACTCAAGTCGAGTATAACTAAGataaatagaaataattaaaaagtgcAACTTTGACGCTTTCTGTAAAACTGAGTACTTGGTGAAacttacaacaaaaaaaaccgTGGGATTCTTAATTTTCCCGCCCAGCTTTTCGAATTTCTAATTTCCCAGCTTTTCCCAATCGTTCAATCGAAGTATTAAAGACCCTTTTTTTAGGTTTTCCCCATTTGCTAtcttcattttctctctcttccctaatctttctcctctctctcctcgTCACTCCCTCCTCTCCCAAAAACCGAGATGTCCGCCGCTTCATCTTCCACGACCGGTGGTCGGAGACGGATACGAACTCCGGGGATACCTAGTAGGTGTTGGTGCGGGGTGGGCGTCACCGAGATTATCTCCAGAAGCAATCCAAACCCATATCGCCGGTATTATCGGTGTCTCTTTGCGGCTTCACAAAGGGTACATCCGTTTGTTGTTTATATATCGAACGCTTATGAATCACGcttactcgttttgaaaaaaaatcatgttgtAGCTCGAGAACGACAATCATGTCTTCAAATGGGTTGACGAAGCCTTCACCGATGAGATACAGCAGCTGAACTACCAAGTTCGAATGCTCGAAGAAGAAGTTCAGAGTCTCAAAGCAACAATAAGGAATGAAGGAGATATCCGCGAAGGTCCCAAAAAGATGCCCATGATAAAGATATCAGGAGGTTGTGTTCTTCTTACCATCGTTTTAGTTGTAGGAATTATGATGTACAAAAAGTAATTGAAATTCTTAAGAGAATTCCAATTTCTATAACTAACTGTTATTGCTAAGCTATGTTTTTCTAAGTTATGCGAAGTTGAACAACCATGTAATTTGATCTATCGAAAAagtttctattatttttagtatgTTAGACAATTGAGAAAGTGAAACTAACACAATATCTGACCTATTTATACGAAAAAGTCGAACAGAGGATTAAGTTAAGCCAGAAGTTGGAACAAGGATTAAGTGAAACCAAAAGTTGAAACAAGTGAGATTAAGTGAAACCAAAAGTTGAAACAGGTGAGATTAAGTGAAACGAAAAGTTGGAAAATTGACTAAGTGAAACTATAAAGTTGGAAAATTGAACAATAGAGTGAACAAAGTTGTACCGACAATAGAGATATTTTCACCAACATTAACACATTGTTGTACCGATATTTAAACAAAGTTTCACCGACATTAAACATTTACACGAGACCTTCAACCCCATATTTCTGAACATAAGGGTCGCTGTTTAGTACAGACTGCCTGAATTCCTCAACCTCTGGCAAACGCGGATTGAACCTGAAGTCCGCAAATCCACCTTCGGTCTGAAGCCATATATCATCAGGACCAAAATAATCTGCATGGTCTTGATTTTAGCAAAAGTTCTACTCAACTATCACATTTAAAACTAGACACAAAACAACACTTACTCGTAGATTCACAGACTCTCCACATCTTAAGGACCACAATCACCTGTCTACGACCCCCACCACTCATGTCATCAAGACCATCCCGGAAGGCAACTGCCTGAGTGCCGGTCACCACACATCTTATCTGATGGTCACTATTCAGAATAAAGAAAAAGTGCGtcagttacaatatatatatatatatatatatatcatatgttaCTTTATactatgtatgtatatatatatataaattttgctTGGATCATATGTTACTTTATACTCACATGTTGTCCCTTATGTAAAACTCCATCTTTGGTCCTGAAGGAGCATCGAGATGGGCTTCCGTGTTGAAGACCACTCCCATTGTATCTACCATATAAGTGTTACTCAACTAAATCAGTTCGTTTCACTTAGTTTCACTTACATCTACAGAGTTATACAAAGTTTTGAAACCAAGCCATGCGACTGTTGAGATTACCATTCCTAAATCAGTTGTGATTACCATTCCTAAACCATTCCTAAATCAGTTGTGATTACCATTCCTAAATCTGTTCGTTTCACTTACCTATGGGATATTTGAGGTCACGCCAGTGCATGCGAGGGATTGCATGGATGCTTTTGAAATCAAAGAAAAGACGATTGTTCAGAGGTTTGATGATGCGGACTTGCGTAAGGCGCGAAGCAATTAGTCTGAACGGAGACCTAGTTGTCTTGAAACATGGGTAGGCCCGTTCAACATCTACCACAAAGATTTCCACCATCTTCCCTCTTCCTTCTCAAGGcctctaaaatttttataattcccaTAAGTGTTCATCTCCATCTTGTATCCCTACAAAAATAAAGTACAAAGATCATGTTTATTACATGTTACAAGGATCAAGTTTTTATTTCTGACGGTTACATGTTTATTACACAATTGAGAGATGATGATATAACACTTACATCTTCATCTGCGAGGATATAGTTATAGTAAGACCCACTGTTGGTAACACAGGAATAGAAAGGGTAGATCCTCTATAGTTTCACTCTGAAACGCCAAGCCCTGACCGCCGGGTTATAAGTAACCTCGGAAAGCTTATCGTACTCTGCCATCTtgtttgttgaaagatgagagAAGAGATGGAGTATTCGCAGAGATGAGAGAAGAGATGAGAGAGGAGATGGA
This genomic window contains:
- the LOC103874371 gene encoding probable folate-biopterin transporter 2 isoform X2 yields the protein MVVEEQNLESGGSVRVVIKGESHLRNVLWGPVRWIKMLAKELHWSFVFGVVSLYGINQGLGGSLGRVATEYYMKDVQKVQPSESQALTAITKIPWIIKPLWGILTDVLPIYGFHRRPYFVLAGVLGVVSMLFISVLGNLHLYLALLWMTIASAAMAIADVTIDACTAYNSIKHPSLASDMQSLCSLSSSIGALLGFFMSGILVHLVGSKGVFGLLTLPFALASVVGMVFSESHVPGFSYKQVNQKFIDAGRAMWRTMKCSDVWRPSLYMYISLALSLNIHEGLFYWFTDSKDGPLFAQETVGFILSIGSVGSILGATLYQLVLKDHAFRGICLWTQLLFALAGMLDLILVLRLNLKLGLPDYLFIVVDEVVSQMIGRLKWMPLLVLTSKLCPHGIEGTFFALLMSIDNAGFMTSSWLGGVLLHVLNVTRTEFGNLWLAVLIRNVLRVSPLFVLFLVPKGDQNTFKLPGEIIGEDSDSDEEKEEARNLELASLVHSADRR
- the LOC103874371 gene encoding probable folate-biopterin transporter 2 isoform X1 codes for the protein MVVEEQNLESGGSVRVVIKGESHLRNVLWGPVRWIKMLAKELHWSFVFGVVSLYGINQGLGGSLGRVATEYYMKDVQKVQPSESQALTAITKIPWIIKPLWGILTDVLPIYGFHRRPYFVLAGVLGVVSMLFISVLGNLHLYLALLWMTIASAAMAIADVTIDACTAYNSIKHPSLASDMQSLCSLSSSIGALLGFFMSGILVHLVGSKGVFGLLTLPFALASVVGMVFSESHVPGFSYKQVMSQCLSFNQRESTDSCFVSIQVNQKFIDAGRAMWRTMKCSDVWRPSLYMYISLALSLNIHEGLFYWFTDSKDGPLFAQETVGFILSIGSVGSILGATLYQLVLKDHAFRGICLWTQLLFALAGMLDLILVLRLNLKLGLPDYLFIVVDEVVSQMIGRLKWMPLLVLTSKLCPHGIEGTFFALLMSIDNAGFMTSSWLGGVLLHVLNVTRTEFGNLWLAVLIRNVLRVSPLFVLFLVPKGDQNTFKLPGEIIGEDSDSDEEKEEARNLELASLVHSADRR
- the LOC103874373 gene encoding LOW QUALITY PROTEIN: protein RRC1 (The sequence of the model RefSeq protein was modified relative to this genomic sequence to represent the inferred CDS: substituted 1 base at 1 genomic stop codon), with product MSSFSITRKKTPFQKHREEEEARKKKKEEYETARPYQNSWSPFKATMRLSLLIEVAPLTPATSTRLIPKGDTLQRWRTEPYIMITGSGRWIPPPRPVTKSLEHDKESTDTYAAGRSRREEVERTLTDPQRDEFEDMLRALTLERSQIKEAIGFALDNADAAEEVVEVLTESLTLNETSIPTKVARLLLVSDILHNSSVPVKNASAYRTKFEAALPDIMESFNDLYRSITGRITAEALKERVLKVLQVWADWFLFLDAYIYGLRATFLRSGTSGVTSFHSLCGDEPEIEKKGSIDNLSDIINPDTALAVGKGAARQELMDLPISEIXRRCRQNGLSLVGGRVVMVARLLSLEDTEKQRGYEAVDEIPKYPQDHSSWGEVKNECEVIRNSYAEVQMKEPMTISISQPELKAFVEKEKNDLILTASKWAREDDETDDVQKKSYSPGSDNTGGVTFKVQIKRKKLIRIQRGQQKPAFNCREINCRAQGKA
- the LOC117126144 gene encoding uncharacterized protein At4g04775-like; protein product: MSAASSSTTGGRRRIRTPGIPSRCWCGVGVTEIISRSNPNPYRRYYRCLFAASQRLENDNHVFKWVDEAFTDEIQQLNYQVRMLEEEVQSLKATIRNEGDIREGPKKMPMIKISGGCVLLTIVLVVGIMMYKK